One window of Phycisphaeraceae bacterium genomic DNA carries:
- a CDS encoding STAS domain-containing protein, with protein sequence MFGKLFRKHENDNDAHQAHSGNAAPPKPEFDAGALKEMYSSSVSTPDTSTGEERSLATYDRLGETLVATLTARTLSGPEASACVAELLENLRGPSGTCTHVVLDLQNVEYMDSACIGVLVELLTRLQQVGGQIALVNADPNVEYLFKLTRLDRLFPICRDVMKAIEVVERAA encoded by the coding sequence ATGTTTGGAAAACTCTTCCGAAAGCATGAGAACGATAATGACGCGCATCAGGCGCATTCCGGGAACGCTGCGCCTCCAAAGCCCGAGTTTGATGCAGGCGCGCTCAAGGAAATGTATTCCAGCAGCGTCTCAACACCAGATACTTCCACCGGAGAGGAACGCTCGCTCGCAACCTACGACAGACTCGGCGAGACACTTGTCGCGACACTCACAGCACGAACACTTTCCGGACCGGAAGCTTCCGCGTGCGTTGCCGAGCTTCTTGAGAACCTTCGCGGCCCGTCCGGTACCTGTACACACGTCGTGCTCGATCTTCAGAATGTCGAGTACATGGACTCGGCTTGCATTGGTGTGCTCGTCGAGCTTCTGACACGTCTTCAGCAGGTCGGCGGACAGATCGCGCTTGTCAACGCTGACCCGAACGTCGAATACCTCTTCAAGCTCACTCGCCTTGACCGGCTCTTCCCAATCTGTCGTGACGTGATGAAAGCAATC
- a CDS encoding ABC transporter ATP-binding protein gives MPELRLNALTRVFRSRETPALDGVSFVAPDGKCTAVLGPSGCGKTTLLRIIAGLEKQTSGLFVFNPTDHTGHHSDPEQPSSVRSLPHTYRVAMVFQTPALYKHLTGKKNILIGAKHARNGQPDIETLARSLDISHILEARPAHMSVGERQRVALAKALASKPDLLLLDEPLSSLDPHRKRAAIQLVRTLRDGVGQQLKLPTTLLVTHDQHEAAQLAHHMIVMRNGRVQQEGVPAHIFSQPATLFVARFVGEPPMNVLVGRVGNESGHMVFSCDRAGTDPIALDLPTIKDVAAQPVVLCVRPNRIDITPLESGQLCAVVQSAAHLGDQIELCCKLLDIPGQTIPDRLLDDVIQPADLGTWTVCLNPGVDVPALGSRVGLGFKAEDGHLFSLTNPEQPRLDCATGM, from the coding sequence ATGCCCGAGCTTCGGCTCAACGCATTGACCAGGGTTTTTCGCTCGCGCGAAACACCCGCACTGGACGGTGTTTCCTTTGTCGCTCCTGATGGCAAATGCACCGCAGTGCTCGGCCCATCCGGGTGTGGCAAAACAACCCTGCTCCGAATCATTGCAGGGCTCGAAAAGCAAACTTCAGGCTTGTTCGTGTTCAACCCCACGGATCACACAGGACATCATTCCGATCCGGAGCAGCCGTCCAGTGTTCGGTCATTGCCACATACGTACAGGGTTGCAATGGTGTTCCAGACACCCGCACTCTATAAGCATCTGACCGGGAAGAAAAATATCCTGATAGGCGCAAAGCATGCGCGAAACGGGCAGCCGGACATCGAAACACTTGCAAGGTCACTCGACATATCGCATATTCTTGAGGCTAGGCCAGCACATATGTCGGTGGGTGAGCGTCAGCGTGTCGCACTTGCCAAAGCTCTCGCATCAAAGCCCGATCTTTTGCTGCTGGATGAGCCGCTCTCATCGCTTGATCCCCATCGCAAACGTGCAGCTATCCAGCTTGTGCGCACATTGCGTGATGGTGTCGGTCAGCAGTTAAAACTTCCAACAACACTGCTTGTCACCCATGACCAGCACGAAGCAGCGCAACTCGCGCATCACATGATTGTGATGCGCAATGGCAGGGTGCAGCAGGAAGGAGTGCCAGCGCACATCTTCAGCCAACCTGCAACATTGTTTGTTGCAAGGTTCGTGGGTGAACCGCCTATGAATGTGCTGGTTGGTCGCGTAGGAAACGAATCGGGGCACATGGTGTTTTCATGTGATCGTGCTGGAACAGATCCAATCGCTCTTGATCTACCAACGATCAAAGATGTCGCTGCCCAACCAGTCGTCTTATGCGTCAGGCCAAACAGGATTGATATCACACCGCTGGAATCCGGACAACTGTGTGCTGTGGTGCAATCGGCAGCCCATCTTGGTGATCAGATTGAGCTTTGCTGCAAACTGTTGGATATACCTGGGCAAACAATTCCAGATCGTCTCCTCGACGATGTGATCCAGCCCGCTGATCTGGGAACATGGACGGTTTGTCTCAACCCCGGAGTCGATGTTCCTGCGTTGGGATCGCGTGTCGGTCTGGGGTTCAAAGCGGAAGACGGCCATCTTTTCTCATTGACGAATCCCGAGCAGCCGAGACTGGATTGTGCCACGGGTATGTAA